Below is a genomic region from Gillisia sp. Hel_I_86.
GGCCAGTTCGGCTTGTAGTTTTGGCAACTTCTCTTTTTTCCAGCTGCTGCTCAAAATGCCATAATGCCGTATGCGAGTAAATCCTTTGGGCAGGATATGCAAAGCAAACCGCCTGATAAATTCTTGGCTTGATAACGTTAAGCTGGTTTTCCTGCCCCCGTGCCGATATTCTTTGGCAGCAAACACCACCTGTCTATTGTTGCGATCGACAGCAACAATTCGATGATTGCTAATGGCTATTTTATGAGTGTACCTGCCCAAGTATTCAATGACATATTTCGGGCTTCTAAAAGGCTGTTTGGCATACACGACCCACTTTTTGTTGAATACCTTATTGTAAATTTTTTGCGGGATTTTCAACCCACTCCTTCTAAGTTCAGCCACGTACTTTGCCCTAAACACTTGGCTCATGGATTTTACATTGAACAAATATTTACCATCGTTCTTTGCCTTTTTCCATTTCCCTGATTTGCCCAAGCCGCCTCCTGGTGCAATACAGTGCAGATGCGGATGCAGGCTCAAATTCTGGCCCCAAGTATGAAGCACCGCAATCATGCCCATTCTGCCTCCCAGGTGTTTTGGGTTGTCCCCAAACTGCTGCAAGGTCTGCCATGCAGCTTTAAATAAACTCCCGTACACTATTTTGCCGTGGCCAAGGGCATAGCTATTGAACTCACTTGGAAGGGTAAACACCAAATGAAAATAGGGAATGTTCAAGAGTTCACCTTCCCTGGCTTTGATCCACTCTTCGCGCTTGTGCCCTTGGCATGTTGGGCAATGCCTGTTCCGGCAACTGTTGTAACTAATGTGCAGCCCGTGGCAACAATTGCATTTGTCAATGTGCCCGCCCATCGCTTTTGTCCGGCACCTTCTTATGGCCTGCAGCGCACGGTAATGCCATGAAGTCAGACTCAAACTTTTGAGCTGTAGCTGTTCCATTTCCAGAACGTCAGCTACCGTATGTTTGGGGCGCATTACCGGTAAAGCTTGTCCAAGGGAGAAAACTTCGAGCCACTGGGCAAATTGGCCACATGGAGGTAGGTCAGGGTCATCTCGATGTGCGCATGCCCCAAAAGTTCTTTTAGGCTGACAATGTCAACGCCATATTCCAACAAATGCGTGGCAAAGCTGTGCCGCAAGGTGTGGGCGGTAATCTTTTTGGAACTGCCTATCTTGCCTCGGTTTTCCTTGATCACCCAATGGATTCCATTGGTGGTCAGTCCCCGAGCTTTTCCATCTTTGGATACCTGACTGTTAAAAAGATAGATTTGGGGATTTTCTGTTTTAATGTACTTTTTTAGTCCTCTGATCAAATGTTTGCTCAAGGGAACATAACGATCGATCTTACCTTTTTTCTTGGGAACAAAGACCGTTTTGCGATCAAAGTCCAGGTCGGCCAATTTTAGGTTGCACAGTTCGTAGCTGCGGAGTCCACAGCCATAAAGCACGCCAATGATTAATCGGTGCTTGAGGTACCTTGGTGCTTTTAGAAGGCGTTTGACTTCTTCCTGACTCAACACAGTGGGCAGTTTGAGGTTCCTTTTGATCTGCGGCAAGGCCACTCGCTTGGCCTCCATGCCCATTACTTTGTAGGCGGCCCTAAGGCCAAAAATGGTGTGCTTAAAAAAGCTTTCAGAAGGGGTCTTGTGGAGTTTTTGGCAATAATAAAGGTAATCTTCAATATTTTCCACCGAGAGTTTTTCTGGGCTTTGATTATAGTGCAGGGCAAGGTGAGCCAGGCATCTGAGGTAATTGTTCAGGGTGCTCTTTGCCTTGCCATTGATGGAAAAGCTTTGTGCTAATTTGTTTTGAAGTGTGCTAAAACCTTCTACCTCTAAAAAGGCTTGTTCAGCAAGGGTCTTACTTTTTTTTAAACATGTTAAAGGATTTATAGTTTAGCTACAAATTAATAAATCCTTTACTTTTATGCATACAAGATCCTATTTGCCACAGTTTAGGCAGGCTTCCGACAGTAGGGAGGATTCGTTCAACAACGTATAAAATCAATTGCAATTAAGTGCTAAAGCAAAGGTAGTTGCGTTTTTGCTACATCTGATTTTCCTTGGGAAAATACTCGTACGCAAACCCGCAACTATTCTTATACAAATCCGTTGTAGTCTACAACTAATCTCTGTGGTTATTTTTTTAGCTTCTATAAATCTAAAACATTTGTCTATTTTAAAATAACCAATATTAGAAATGTAGTTCCAGCAATAATATATATAGCATCTTGCCAATCAAAAGTTCTTGCTCCCCATATTTTATAAATTTACCTTATTTTGTTTTGATGTACTACGAGTAAACTTCCAATAAATTAGAGAGACTATTAAGAAAATCGATATTGCTATTACTATTACCTAAATCTTTTCCATTTTATAATTCTTTAGTTTATTTCATTTTAATTTTCACCAAAACTTAATTGACAAATATGTTCTTTCCTAAATTTTGTTTTTTAGGCTATTGGCTACAACGGTCTTGTTTAACGCAAGTGGCGTGGAGTAAGGACACGAACTTGTCGGTTTTGTTGTTTGTTTCTTGGTCTCTAAAATAACACTTTTCACCAGAATGCCCGCTATTTGCTGTTAAACGATGTTGCCCACTGTAATATTATACCTAAACATTCTTAGAAAGATTTACCATAAGAACTCTCTTCCAAAAATTCTTTCGGCTCATTCATATTTATAATGTCTTTGATAGCTTGTTCTTTATTATCAGAATTTTTGTAATAAGATTCTGCTATTTTATACCCAATATAATATCCTAGATCAGCTGGACGTTTAGAATTGTAATTATAAAACCAATCTGTTTCTTCAAAAGTTTTGCCAGCGTCCACATCATTTTTAAATTCTAACCATAATTTTCTCTGGTTTTTCTGTCCATAATTAAATATAGCTGAATTCATAGATTGTTTTTCTAACAATAGTGTGGCAATAAAATCGGCAGAACCTTCTGTTATTGCTTGGGATAGCAGAGATTCATTCTCATTATCGCCATTAGGTTGTTGAGTATGTACTAATTCGTGAGCGATTAAGGATTTAATATCTCCGAAACTATTTTCAAAAACTTTTTTCATAAATCCATTTATTTCTGAAATATCTACTGTTTTGGGATTTACTGTGGCTATTTCTGTACCTATTAAAATCAATCCTTTATCCGTTGTGCCACCAGATTGAATTGGAGAAATTGCGAAACAAATATTTGGGGCTTGAAAATTAGGATAGTATTCCTCCATTTTATAGTAAATGGAATCAATTTCTTTCTTTTTATTCTTAACTTTTAATGTGAGAGGTCTAATCGTTTTCCAAAATTCTGGAGCTCCTTTTATCCAATTTACATACTGTTTTGCAGTAAAATTTCTCAATTCCAAGAACTTTTCAAATTCAGGGCTTGCTTTGTCAATATAAAGGTTTTGAAAAGTTTTAATACTGTCTTGACTTTCTTCTAAAGCATCATATGCATTCCAAAAGTTATCAATATCAACGGTAATTATTTCATAGTCTAACTCAGATTTTTTTTCCTGAGTACAGGATATTAATCCAATAAGCATTATTGTAAGAAGGAATTTTTTCAGCATTTGTTGTTTAATAAAATTTTTCAAAATATTATTGTGGGCAACGGTCTTGTATAACGCAAGTGGCGTGGGTACGGACACGTTTTTGTCGGCTTTGTTGTTTTTTACTTGATCCCTAAAATAACACTTTTGAGCAGAATACCCGCTATTTGCTGTTATACGATGTTGGCATTTCGTTGTTTTTCTATACTCCATATATTTCAACAATTTTACCCTCTTTGTTAAATACAAATTTCACTTCACTTTTAATGTCTTTATACGTGCCAGCTTTAAGATCAAAAAATCTAAAATTGGTGTAGAGAATATATGTGGTAGGATTAACTATTTGAATTTTTTGAATGATATTTTGAGCAAATTTAGTATTGCTCCAAGCGTTTTGGTATTGTGTATAGAGTTCTTTAGAAGTTGGATAATTAGTGTTCCAATATCTTTTTAGATTACTAGAGTAGTATTGATTTATTTTTTCAAAACTTCGATTTTCCTCTGCTAAAAGGAAATCTTCAATAACTTTCTTGAAACCTAGATTATTACTGTTTCGCAAATAGAAATCAATTTCTTCTTGTTCAACTGCTTTAACATATGATAAGAAGAATACTCCATTTAATGAACTTCCCCCATCTGGTCGACCTTCATCAAAAGCAAATTTTACTCTGCGACCAGCCTTTAATAATTCAGGTAATTGTCGCATACAAGCACTACACATATTTGGACCATAACCATAATCTAGATTAAATTTTATTCTCTTGCCATTTAAACTCCCATAATTAGTTTCCCATTTCTTACCAGTTTTTATTATTTCCATAACAACATTTTCCACCATTTGATCTTCTAAATTTGAATCGGTTATAACTCCATACATAAAATCATAACCATCTGAGATTCTGGAATAGAACTCTAAATTTTCTTGGTTATATAGCATATCCATTGTATACTCGTAAAAATCATTAGGATTTTCGCTTAAAGGTGGAGGAATAGCAGATTTGTAATCTAAATTATATGCTTTTTCCCAACCTTCTTTGATTGCGCGGATTCTATCTTCCTTTTTAGGATGACTTGCTGATTCTACGTTTGATCCAAGTTTTTTAATAGCCTTAGTTGCTTGATCTAGTGAAGCTCCCATTTTATATAAAACAAAACCAGAAAAATTATCTGCTTCTAATTCTGCCTTGTGACTATCTTCCAACTCTTTTAATGTATGACCAGATAAATGATGACCAATTTCATGAGCCAAGATTGATATTGAACTCCAATAGGAATTTGTTTCTGAATCGGCAAAATCTAGAAGTCGTTTATCGTAAAGTATAAATCTTTCGTTATTAATTATGGTTGCTACAGCATTTTCAATATCTGCTTGGTAAATTTTAAAATTTAATGGAATACCAGAAAATGAAGTTATATTTTGAATTACATCAATTTCTTTCTTATCTGCTAAATAAATCTCGATCTCATCACCTTTGCTATCTTCATTATAAGAGCATCCACTTTCCAAATTTTTTATAATTCCCTTATCAGAATTTGTGGAGGGTAACTTAATACTCGTAATATTTTGATTCAAAGTTTTGTCTTTGGAAGTACGATTGTTATTACAACTAAAAACCAATATGGCAACTGTTAATAATATAAATGTGATTTTCGCTTGCTTCATATTATTCGGATTTAGATTCCAAAATTATTTTATCGGTGTTGATGTCATTAATCCCAAATTCATTTAACTTTTTGAAAAGAATATTTGCGTTTCCACTATTAATTAATTTATTTTCTTTTTGAAAAGATTTAAAATCGCAATTAAATGGTAGTTTTTTCAAAATTTCTATAAATTCTTCTTCTTTATTTTTTTCTAAAATCTTAAATCCTAAAAACCGAGTTTCAATATCCAGAGTTCTTAAAAATTGATTTCTATCTATTTTTCCCTGATAACATTCAATAATTGAGAGATCATAATCTTTGTTATTAAATATTGGGCTTTTATCAATTCTATTAAAACCGCAATAATTTATTAATTTTTCAGAAATAAATGGTATACGAAAACCAAATTGATCTAGATAATAATTGTCGAAATATCGATCTTTTTCGGTAGATAATATTTTTACCTTTATCCTGTTAGAATCCGATTCTAAAATGCGTACTGGAAAAAAATTATATTTTAAGGGATTGTATAATTCAATATAATTCCCGGATTCTAAATTCATAATGATCTGTATTTTTCTAAACAATGAATGCCAACGGTCCCGTATATTCGTCAGTTGTGGTAGTAAATATACGGATTTGTCGGTTTAGGTTATTGTTTGTTGATTTCTAAAAACATTCTTTCACCAGAATGGCCGCAATTGCGAATATGCGATGTTGCCTATCGTTGCTCGGCATGAGTGAAAACGTGTGATTTTCCGGCAGCACATATAGGGTAGGGGTAAAACATGAAATTACCCGGAATTAATTGAAATCATTCTTTTTTTATAAAATTTTGATTGGAAAATATTTTTGTCGAAGGCGAAATTATGATCAAGACATTTTTGTGAAATTTTCTGTTTTCTCGAATTTTTGATTTTTAGCTATTTTTCTGTCTAGCTTTTAGTCAGAGTGAAATTTTGTTTTTCAAGTTTTTTTTGATCTATTTTCTTTTTTAGTCAGAGCAATAATTTTCTTTTTTCTCCTATCTTATTTTTGTTATTAAAGTCAAATTTTCAAAAATTTTAAGTCGGTTTGGTGGTCAGAGCAGGATCTTGTAATTAAAGGATTTTTGGTATGTTTTTTTTGGCTAATTTATTTGCTCTTAAATTTGTCTGTTTTTCAAGTTTTTTCACTTAAAAGTTTTTGTTCATTTCAGTCAGTTTCTAAATCCGAGTTACAATTTTGTTTAAGTCTTTACAGATCATTCTTCTTGACTAAAAATTTTCTACTTTCCAGAATTTGCAATGATAGGCAACGGTCTTGTTTAACGCAAGTGGCGTGGAATAGGGACGCGTTCTTGTCGGCTTTGTTGTTTTTTAATTGATCTCTAAAATATTACTTTTTCCTGAAATACCCGCTATTTGCTGTTAAACGATGTTGTATAGCGGTGTTTACTCCGAAATATGTTATTTTGTTGTCTGCCTTTTTTTGTTTTCTTCTTTCTAAATCTCAAATCGATTTTTCACGTCTGAGTAAGAATCAGTTTGAATTCTTTTGTTCTTTATCATTTTGTCATTTTCACGCCCGAGTAAGAAATTCAGCGCACTGCTTTAAAATCATAAATTTTTAGTTCTTCATTTCAACTCAAATTCCCTTCCTTTTCGTAAGGATTTGCGCACTGATTTTCAGGGCATTCAATTTTCACATTTTTCATCATTTAAACTTTTCCATAAACCTTGCGTTTGAGTGGTTTTTATTTTTACAAAAATCTTGAAAAAGTCAGCGCAACAGTTGCGAAAGAGTGGTTTTTTTTCATTCAGATTTGCCGTGATGTTTTGCGCTTTTCATTCTAAACACTGCTTTACAACGGTCTTGTTTAACGCAAGTGGCGTGGGATAAGGACGCGTCTTTGTCGGCTTTGTTGTTTTTTACTTGGTCTCTAAAATAACACTTTTCACTGGAATGCCCGCTATTTGCTGTTAAACGATGTTGTACCTCGTGGCACTACGAAATTATGTTATTTTGTTGTGTGCCTTTTTTTCTTTTCTGAATATTCATTTTTTTCACGTCTGAGTAAGAATCAGTTTGAATTCTTTTCTTCTAAATTCTTTTGGTCATTTTTTAGGTTTCATAGAAAGTCAGATTTAAAAATCTAAAGGCATTAAAATTTTACATTTTTCACACCCGAATAAGAAATTCAGCTTCCTGCATTTAAAAATCATCGATTTTTCGTTCTTCATTTCATTTCAAATTCGCTTTCATTTCTTAAGGATCCGCGTAATGATTTTAAGGGCATCCAATTTTTACATTTTTCATCTTTTTTAAACTTTTCCATACAACTCGCGCTTCAGTGGTTTTTGTTTTTGTCTAAAAGCTTGAAAAAGTCAGCGCAACAGTTGCGGGAGATTGGTTTTTTCATTCAGATTTCCAACAGTGTTTTTTTGCGTATTTTCATTCTGTGCCATGAGTTACAACGGTCTTGTTTAACGCAAGTGGCGTGGGGTAAGGACGCGAACTTGTCGGCTTTGTTGTTTTTTCCTTGGTCTCTAAAATAACACTTTTCACTAGAATGCCCGCTATTTGCTGTTAAACGATGTTGTATTTCGTGGCGATCCTCGGAATATGTTGTTTTGTCGCCAGCCTTTTTAAGTCATTTTGTTCTTTTCTGAATTTTGATTTTATTTTTCACGTCCGAGCAAGACCCAGTTTTTTAATTTTTTTGTTCTTACTTATTTTTGTCATTTTTCACGTCTTGGTTAATGTCAGAATTGTAAATCTAAAGGTATTCATTTTTTCCATTTTTCATGCTTGAGTAAAAGTCGGAATAATAAGCTGGAGGCATCTATTTTTATTTTTTTTTACGCCCGAGTAAAAGTTTGCGTACAGATTTTAAAAATTCTCGAGTATTTCTTCTTCTTTTCATTTATTTTTTATCTAATCAAAATCCGCGGACTGATTTTAAGAGCATCCAATTTTCACATTTTTCGTTCTTTTTAATTTTCCATAAAAATTAAGCATGAGTGTTTTTTGTTTTAACTAAAATCTTAAAAAAGTCAGCGTAACAGTTGCGAATGATCGGTTTTTAAATTCAGATTTGCCGTTATTTTTTTTGCGTATTTTCATTCTGAGCCATGAATTACAACGGTCTTGTTTAACGCAAGTGGCGTGGGGTAAGGACTCGTTTTTGTCGGCTTAGTTGTTTATTACTTGGTCTCTAAAATAACACTTTTCAGCAGAATGCCCGCTATTTGCTGTTAAACGATGTTGCTAACAGGAAAAACTCCACCATTGATGTTTTGAAAACCTTAACAAATTAGCTCAATTTTTGTTTTTATCGATCATTTTTTAAAAGTTTTTGTGAGT
It encodes:
- a CDS encoding tyrosine-type recombinase/integrase is translated as MENIEDYLYYCQKLHKTPSESFFKHTIFGLRAAYKVMGMEAKRVALPQIKRNLKLPTVLSQEEVKRLLKAPRYLKHRLIIGVLYGCGLRSYELCNLKLADLDFDRKTVFVPKKKGKIDRYVPLSKHLIRGLKKYIKTENPQIYLFNSQVSKDGKARGLTTNGIHWVIKENRGKIGSSKKITAHTLRHSFATHLLEYGVDIVSLKELLGHAHIEMTLTYLHVANLPSGSKFSPLDKLYR
- a CDS encoding IS91 family transposase yields the protein MRPKHTVADVLEMEQLQLKSLSLTSWHYRALQAIRRCRTKAMGGHIDKCNCCHGLHISYNSCRNRHCPTCQGHKREEWIKAREGELLNIPYFHLVFTLPSEFNSYALGHGKIVYGSLFKAAWQTLQQFGDNPKHLGGRMGMIAVLHTWGQNLSLHPHLHCIAPGGGLGKSGKWKKAKNDGKYLFNVKSMSQVFRAKYVAELRRSGLKIPQKIYNKVFNKKWVVYAKQPFRSPKYVIEYLGRYTHKIAISNHRIVAVDRNNRQVVFAAKEYRHGGRKTSLTLSSQEFIRRFALHILPKGFTRIRHYGILSSSWKKEKLPKLQAELATNKMEPIKTGQPLLHRQCPTCKKGRLHTVLVFDNRGPPVKWRVLLKDEKLSIGS
- a CDS encoding DUF2268 domain-containing putative Zn-dependent protease (predicted Zn-dependent protease with a strongly conserved HExxH motif), whose product is MEYRKTTKCQHRITANSGYSAQKCYFRDQVKNNKADKNVSVPTPLALYKTVAHNNILKNFIKQQMLKKFLLTIMLIGLISCTQEKKSELDYEIITVDIDNFWNAYDALEESQDSIKTFQNLYIDKASPEFEKFLELRNFTAKQYVNWIKGAPEFWKTIRPLTLKVKNKKKEIDSIYYKMEEYYPNFQAPNICFAISPIQSGGTTDKGLILIGTEIATVNPKTVDISEINGFMKKVFENSFGDIKSLIAHELVHTQQPNGDNENESLLSQAITEGSADFIATLLLEKQSMNSAIFNYGQKNQRKLWLEFKNDVDAGKTFEETDWFYNYNSKRPADLGYYIGYKIAESYYKNSDNKEQAIKDIINMNEPKEFLEESSYGKSF